From Streptomyces sp. Edi4, one genomic window encodes:
- a CDS encoding SpoIIE family protein phosphatase: protein MRSSVITARAAASFDPVGRSVATARAFVRDTLQGWGYADVVDDAVVLTSELVTNAVVHAGTKADVLCLRSEDGVRVEVADRYPEREVPLLGSPADIAGPERENGRGLLLCAALASRWGVEYTPTRKNVWFQLDLTNRPVGTRSAGPALPTALLPVADGRVRVAVVQIDRAGAVRAWNEDAQDLFGYAAEQVTGKALTDFAAWPHTPGTSTGIVEALQLSRWEGTYGIRGADGRVVPVYASHLRVRDTEGEPSTVCLLVRDDERAVLQTPVRQPATEAAVLGESRSVDPFEVFIGSPAPDDLDGLLQRTVERARDMLDGDSAFLLLATDDETELEVRATTGLPSARQRFARVPVEAGTGRYGSARMPAVHEDLAAVPGAVPLLESTGMRSVVTVPLKVEGRLTGSLGVAAESPGRYSNEEALRLQFAADRIALAVESARLGELERLRRGSLSFLVEASDLLAGTLDRDQTLALMAQMTVPTLATWCAVYTIADQSSDPYLSYVLHEDEERIDGLKALLSKISPPEPVPTPGARVWTAPGEAAHQAALRVSMRDLGRSGTSYTGGGLGSTLSTAAAVGGETVVLPLVARNRVIGMLTLGKPSDDHFRQEILELAEDLSRRAALALDNSRLYSERMAISRSLQRSLLPPGLPQIPGVEVEVIYRAAGEGNEVGGDFYDLFPIQDGAYGFAIGDVCGTGPEAAAVTGLARHALRLLAREGFGGPAVLERLNAAILDEGARSRFLTLLYGELWPQEDGSALLKVVCAGHPLPLRLRQDGTVEPAADPQPLLGVMDDLELYEQTITLDPGDVLLCVTDGITERREGTRMLGDDGLADVLAMCTGLTAGAVAARVLRAVERFAAEPASDDMAILTMRIPEEAKR from the coding sequence ATGAGGAGTTCTGTGATCACCGCGCGGGCGGCAGCCAGCTTCGACCCTGTCGGGCGGTCCGTCGCGACCGCCCGCGCTTTCGTCCGTGACACCCTCCAGGGCTGGGGGTACGCGGACGTGGTGGACGACGCCGTGGTCTTGACCAGTGAGCTCGTCACCAACGCGGTGGTCCACGCCGGCACCAAGGCGGACGTCCTGTGCCTGCGCTCCGAGGACGGCGTCCGCGTCGAAGTGGCCGACCGCTACCCCGAACGGGAAGTTCCGCTGCTCGGCTCCCCCGCCGACATCGCGGGCCCCGAGCGCGAGAACGGCCGGGGCCTGCTGCTCTGCGCCGCCCTCGCCTCCCGCTGGGGCGTCGAATACACCCCCACCAGGAAGAACGTCTGGTTCCAACTCGACCTGACCAACCGGCCGGTGGGCACCCGCTCGGCCGGCCCCGCCCTGCCCACCGCGCTGCTCCCGGTCGCCGACGGCAGAGTCCGCGTCGCGGTCGTGCAGATCGACCGCGCCGGCGCCGTCCGCGCCTGGAACGAGGACGCGCAGGACCTGTTCGGCTACGCCGCCGAGCAGGTCACCGGCAAGGCGCTCACCGACTTCGCCGCCTGGCCGCACACCCCCGGCACCTCCACCGGCATCGTCGAAGCCCTCCAACTCTCGCGCTGGGAAGGCACCTACGGGATAAGGGGCGCCGACGGACGCGTGGTCCCGGTGTACGCCTCGCATCTGCGGGTCCGCGACACCGAGGGCGAGCCCTCCACGGTCTGTCTGCTGGTACGCGACGACGAGCGCGCGGTGCTCCAGACCCCCGTGCGCCAGCCCGCGACCGAGGCGGCCGTCCTCGGTGAGAGCCGCAGCGTCGACCCCTTCGAGGTCTTCATCGGCTCCCCCGCCCCCGACGACCTCGACGGACTGCTCCAGCGCACCGTCGAACGGGCCCGCGACATGCTCGACGGCGACTCCGCCTTCCTGCTCCTGGCCACCGACGACGAGACCGAGCTCGAGGTCCGGGCCACCACCGGCCTTCCCTCGGCCCGCCAGCGGTTCGCCCGCGTCCCCGTCGAGGCCGGCACGGGCCGCTACGGCTCGGCGCGCATGCCCGCCGTCCATGAGGACCTGGCGGCCGTACCGGGCGCCGTGCCGCTGCTTGAGAGCACCGGCATGCGTTCGGTCGTCACCGTCCCGCTCAAGGTCGAGGGCCGCCTGACCGGCTCGCTCGGCGTCGCCGCCGAATCGCCCGGACGCTACTCCAACGAAGAGGCCCTGCGACTTCAGTTCGCCGCCGACCGCATCGCGCTCGCCGTCGAATCGGCCCGCCTCGGCGAACTGGAACGCCTGCGCAGAGGGTCACTGAGCTTCCTGGTGGAAGCCTCCGACCTGCTGGCCGGCACCCTGGACCGCGACCAGACGCTCGCCCTGATGGCCCAGATGACCGTGCCCACCCTGGCCACCTGGTGCGCCGTCTACACGATCGCCGACCAGTCCTCCGACCCCTACCTCTCCTATGTCCTGCACGAGGACGAGGAGCGCATCGACGGCCTCAAGGCCCTGCTCTCCAAGATCAGCCCGCCGGAGCCGGTGCCGACGCCCGGCGCCCGCGTCTGGACGGCCCCCGGCGAAGCCGCCCACCAGGCGGCGCTGCGCGTCTCGATGCGCGACCTCGGCCGTTCCGGCACCTCCTACACCGGTGGCGGCCTCGGCAGCACCCTGTCGACCGCCGCCGCGGTGGGCGGCGAAACCGTTGTCCTGCCGCTCGTCGCCCGCAACCGCGTCATCGGCATGCTCACCCTGGGCAAACCCTCCGACGACCACTTCCGCCAGGAAATCCTCGAACTCGCCGAGGACCTGTCCCGCCGGGCCGCGCTCGCCCTGGACAACTCGCGCCTTTACTCCGAGCGCATGGCCATCAGCCGCTCCCTCCAGCGCTCCCTGCTCCCGCCCGGTCTGCCGCAGATCCCCGGCGTCGAGGTCGAGGTGATCTACCGCGCGGCTGGCGAGGGCAACGAAGTGGGCGGCGACTTCTACGACCTCTTCCCCATCCAGGACGGCGCGTACGGCTTCGCCATCGGCGACGTGTGCGGTACGGGACCGGAGGCCGCCGCCGTCACGGGCCTGGCCCGGCACGCGCTGCGCCTGCTGGCCCGCGAGGGTTTCGGCGGCCCCGCGGTCCTCGAACGCCTCAACGCCGCGATCCTCGACGAGGGCGCCCGCAGCCGCTTCCTGACGCTTCTCTACGGGGAGTTGTGGCCCCAGGAGGACGGCAGCGCCCTGTTGAAGGTCGTCTGCGCCGGCCACCCCCTCCCGTTGCGCCTGCGTCAGGACGGCACCGTCGAGCCGGCCGCCGACCCGCAGCCCCTGCTCGGCGTGATGGACGACCTGGAGCTGTACGAGCAGACGATCACGCTCGACCCGGGTGACGTCCTGCTCTGCGTCACGGACGGCATCACCGAGCGCCGTGAGGGCACGCGCATGCTGGGCGACGACGGCCTCGCGGACGTGCTGGCCATGTGTACGGGTCTGACGGCGGGCGCGGTCGCGGCCCGCGTCCTGCGCGCGGTCGAACGCTTCGCCGCCGAACCGGCCTCCGACGACATGGCGATCCTGACGATGCGCATCCCCGAAGAGGCCAAGCGATAG
- a CDS encoding ribonuclease J yields the protein MSHPHPELGTPPKLPKNGLRVTPLGGLGEIGRNMTVFEFNGRLLIVDCGVLFPEEEQPGVDLILPDFSSIRDRLDDIEGIVLTHGHEDHIGGVPYLLREKPDIPLIGSKLTLALIEAKLQEHRIRPYTLEVAEGDRERLGPFDCEFIAVNHSIPDALAVAIRTPAGLAVATGDFKMDQLPLDGRLTDLHAFARLSEEGIDLLLSDSTNAEVPGFVPPERDISNVLRNVFANADKRIIVASFASHVHRIQQILDAAHEYGRRVAFVGRSMVRNMGIARDLGYLKVPAGLVVDVKTLDDLPDDEIVLVCTGSQGEPMAALSRMANRDHQIRIVQGDTVILASSLIPGNENAVYRVINGLTRWGANVVHKGNAKVHVSGHASAGELLYFYNICKPKNLMPVHGEWRHLRANAELGALTGVPKNHIVIAEDGVVVDLVDGSARIVGKVQAGYVYVDGLSVGDVTESSLKDRRILGDEGIISVYVVVDASSGKITSGPHIQARGSGIEDSAFGPAVSKIEEALNRSAQDGVVEPHQLQQLIRRSVGKWVSDTYRRRPMILPVVVEV from the coding sequence TTGAGTCATCCGCATCCCGAACTCGGCACCCCGCCGAAGCTTCCCAAGAACGGCCTGCGCGTCACACCGCTCGGCGGTCTCGGCGAAATCGGCCGGAACATGACCGTCTTCGAGTTCAACGGCCGCCTGCTCATCGTCGACTGCGGCGTCCTCTTCCCCGAGGAGGAGCAGCCCGGCGTCGACCTGATCCTGCCCGACTTCAGCTCGATCAGGGACCGCCTCGACGACATCGAGGGCATCGTCCTGACGCACGGGCACGAAGACCACATCGGCGGCGTCCCCTACCTGCTCCGCGAGAAGCCGGACATCCCGCTGATCGGCTCCAAGCTGACCCTGGCGCTGATCGAGGCCAAGCTCCAGGAGCACCGGATCCGCCCCTACACGCTGGAGGTCGCCGAGGGCGACCGCGAGCGCCTGGGCCCCTTCGACTGCGAGTTCATCGCGGTCAACCACTCCATCCCGGACGCCCTCGCGGTGGCCATCCGCACCCCCGCGGGCCTGGCCGTCGCCACCGGCGACTTCAAGATGGACCAGCTCCCCCTCGACGGCCGCCTCACCGACCTGCACGCCTTCGCGCGTCTCAGCGAGGAGGGCATCGACCTCCTCCTGTCGGACTCGACGAACGCCGAGGTCCCCGGCTTCGTGCCGCCGGAGCGGGACATCTCCAACGTCCTGCGCAACGTCTTCGCCAACGCCGACAAGCGCATCATCGTGGCCAGCTTCGCCAGTCACGTGCACCGCATCCAGCAGATCCTGGACGCCGCGCACGAGTACGGCCGCAGGGTCGCCTTCGTCGGCCGCTCGATGGTCCGCAACATGGGCATCGCGCGCGACCTCGGCTACCTGAAGGTCCCGGCCGGCCTCGTCGTGGACGTGAAGACGCTCGACGACCTGCCCGACGACGAGATCGTGCTGGTGTGCACCGGCTCGCAGGGCGAGCCCATGGCCGCGCTGTCCCGGATGGCCAACCGCGACCACCAGATCCGCATCGTCCAGGGCGACACCGTGATCCTGGCGTCGTCGCTCATCCCGGGCAACGAGAACGCGGTCTACCGCGTCATCAACGGCCTGACCCGCTGGGGTGCCAACGTCGTCCACAAGGGCAACGCCAAGGTGCACGTCTCGGGCCACGCCTCGGCAGGCGAGCTGTTGTACTTCTACAACATCTGCAAGCCGAAGAACCTGATGCCGGTCCACGGCGAATGGCGCCACCTGCGGGCGAACGCGGAGCTCGGAGCCCTCACCGGCGTCCCGAAGAACCACATCGTCATCGCCGAGGACGGCGTGGTTGTCGACCTCGTCGATGGCAGCGCCAGGATCGTCGGCAAGGTGCAGGCGGGATACGTCTACGTCGACGGCCTCTCGGTCGGCGACGTGACGGAGTCCTCCCTGAAGGACCGCCGCATCCTCGGCGACGAGGGCATCATCTCGGTGTACGTGGTGGTGGACGCCAGCAGCGGCAAGATCACCAGCGGTCCGCACATCCAGGCCCGCGGCTCCGGCATCGAGGACTCGGCCTTCGGACCCGCGGTCTCGAAGATCGAGGAAGCCCTGAACCGGTCCGCCCAGGACGGCGTCGTCGAGCCCCACCAGCTCCAGCAGCTGATCCGGCGCTCGGTCGGCAAGTGGGTCTCGGACACCTACCGCAGGCGTCCGATGATCCTTCCCGTGGTCGTCGAGGTCTGA
- the thyX gene encoding FAD-dependent thymidylate synthase has product MTDTPAPDLKPSFRSDVTVDLVKHAASDSDVLWAARVSTAGEQSLEELQKDPERSKGLINFLMRDRHGSPFEHNSMTFFISAPIFVFREFMRHRVGWSYNEESGRYRELQPVFYVPGDDRKLVQRGRPGKYEFVEGSAEQQELTARVMEDSYRRSYEAYQEMLAAGVAREVARATLPVGLFSSMYATCNARSLMHFLGLRTQHELAKVPSFPQREIEMVGEKMEREWARLMPLTHAAFNTNGRVAP; this is encoded by the coding sequence GTGACCGACACCCCCGCCCCTGACCTCAAGCCCAGCTTCCGCAGCGACGTCACCGTGGACCTGGTGAAGCACGCGGCGTCCGACTCGGACGTGCTGTGGGCGGCCAGGGTCTCGACGGCCGGCGAGCAGTCCCTCGAAGAGCTCCAGAAGGACCCCGAGCGCTCCAAGGGCCTGATCAACTTCCTGATGCGGGACCGGCACGGCAGCCCCTTCGAGCACAACTCGATGACGTTCTTCATCAGCGCCCCGATCTTCGTCTTCCGCGAGTTCATGCGGCACCGCGTGGGCTGGTCCTACAACGAGGAATCGGGCCGCTACAGGGAGCTCCAGCCCGTCTTCTACGTCCCGGGCGACGACCGCAAGCTGGTCCAGCGGGGCCGCCCCGGCAAGTACGAGTTCGTCGAGGGCTCGGCCGAGCAGCAGGAGCTGACGGCCCGGGTCATGGAGGACTCCTACCGCCGCTCCTACGAGGCGTACCAGGAGATGCTGGCGGCGGGAGTGGCCCGCGAAGTCGCCCGCGCCACGCTCCCGGTCGGCCTCTTCTCGTCCATGTACGCGACGTGCAACGCCCGTTCGCTGATGCACTTCCTCGGCCTGCGCACCCAGCACGAGCTGGCGAAGGTGCCGTCCTTCCCGCAGCGGGAGATCGAGATGGTCGGCGAGAAGATGGAGCGCGAGTGGGCCCGGCTGATGCCGCTGACCCACGCGGCCTTCAACACCAACGGCCGGGTCGCCCCGTAG
- the dapA gene encoding 4-hydroxy-tetrahydrodipicolinate synthase: MAPISTPQTPFGRVLTAMITPFTADGALDLDGAQRLAAHLVDAGNDGLIVNGTTGESPTTSDAEKDQLVRAVLEAVGDRAHVVAGIGTNDTRHTLELARTAQRSGAHGLLAVTPYYNKPSQEGLLQHFSAIADATELPVMLYDIPGRSGVPIDTETLVRLAEHPRIVANKDAKGDLGRAGWAIARSGLAWYSGDDMLNLPLLSVGACGFVSVVGHLVTPELRALLEAYLAGEVTKATEIHQRLLPVYTGMFRTQGVMTTKAALALKGLPAGPLRLPMVELTPEETSQLALDLAAGGVQL; the protein is encoded by the coding sequence ATGGCTCCGATCTCCACTCCGCAGACCCCCTTCGGGCGGGTCCTCACCGCCATGATCACGCCCTTCACGGCGGACGGCGCACTCGACCTCGACGGCGCCCAGCGACTGGCGGCCCACCTGGTCGACGCAGGCAACGACGGACTCATCGTCAACGGCACCACCGGCGAGTCCCCGACCACCAGCGACGCGGAGAAAGACCAGCTCGTACGGGCCGTACTGGAGGCCGTCGGAGACCGGGCCCACGTCGTGGCCGGAATCGGCACCAACGACACCCGCCACACCCTCGAACTCGCCCGAACGGCCCAGCGCTCCGGCGCCCACGGCCTGCTCGCGGTGACGCCGTACTACAACAAGCCCTCGCAAGAGGGCCTGCTCCAGCACTTCTCGGCCATCGCCGACGCCACCGAGCTCCCGGTGATGCTGTACGACATCCCCGGCCGCAGCGGCGTCCCCATCGACACCGAGACCCTGGTCCGGCTCGCCGAGCACCCCAGGATCGTCGCCAACAAGGACGCCAAGGGCGACCTCGGCCGCGCAGGCTGGGCCATCGCCCGCTCCGGCCTCGCCTGGTACTCCGGCGACGACATGCTCAACCTGCCGCTCCTCTCGGTCGGCGCCTGCGGCTTCGTCTCCGTCGTCGGCCACTTGGTCACCCCCGAGCTGCGCGCGCTCCTCGAGGCATACCTGGCCGGCGAGGTCACCAAGGCCACCGAGATCCACCAGCGACTGCTCCCCGTCTACACGGGCATGTTCCGTACCCAGGGAGTCATGACCACCAAGGCGGCCCTGGCCCTCAAGGGCCTGCCCGCCGGGCCGCTCCGGCTGCCCATGGTCGAACTCACACCGGAAGAAACCAGCCAGCTGGCGCTCGATCTGGCAGCCGGTGGGGTACAGCTCTAA
- a CDS encoding DegT/DnrJ/EryC1/StrS family aminotransferase, whose translation MGMTGALKAAGVAPGDEVIVPAFDTGALARDVIAAGAVPVFADIDPLTYCLDPESVGAVVTSRTAALVLVRRFGYPADSARFTELAAGHGVLLLEQDDREGLGGDVAQRREHARYLDRRLAGVGTPAAAEGHRYQRYVVRVPGNGRPDRDAFARLLRRRGVACEVPVPTPVHRMREFRRDQAALAETERAADETLALPSLDGLSLAELRRLVSVCNALGGLLQPA comes from the coding sequence ATGGGGATGACAGGAGCACTCAAGGCGGCCGGGGTCGCGCCCGGCGACGAGGTGATCGTGCCGGCTTTCGATACCGGCGCGCTGGCCCGGGATGTCATAGCCGCCGGGGCGGTCCCGGTGTTCGCCGACATCGATCCGCTGACCTACTGCCTGGATCCCGAGTCGGTGGGCGCGGTGGTCACGTCGAGGACCGCCGCCCTCGTGCTCGTACGCCGCTTCGGGTACCCGGCCGACTCCGCGCGGTTCACGGAACTGGCCGCCGGGCACGGGGTGTTGCTCCTTGAGCAGGACGACCGGGAGGGCCTGGGCGGCGATGTGGCACAACGGCGGGAACACGCACGCTACTTGGACCGTCGGCTCGCCGGCGTGGGAACGCCCGCAGCCGCCGAGGGGCACCGCTATCAGCGGTACGTCGTGCGGGTGCCCGGCAATGGGCGGCCCGACCGGGACGCGTTCGCGCGGCTGTTGCGGCGGCGCGGGGTCGCGTGCGAGGTGCCCGTACCCACTCCGGTGCACCGGATGAGGGAGTTCCGACGCGACCAGGCGGCGCTCGCCGAGACCGAGCGGGCCGCCGACGAGACGCTTGCGTTGCCGTCGCTCGACGGGCTTTCCCTCGCGGAATTGCGGCGGTTGGTATCCGTCTGCAACGCGCTGGGCGGACTGCTGCAACCCGCATAG